One window from the genome of Pseudomonadota bacterium encodes:
- a CDS encoding DUF86 domain-containing protein, giving the protein MKEDRCNDYLGHIREAASDSCDFIRGMSQEEFLADKRTQKAVIMNLVIIGEAATKIMDQYPDFPAQHPQIPWRNMRGMRNRIAHGYFDVDLNVVWETVQTALPDLLDKLNAIA; this is encoded by the coding sequence GGAAGACCGTTGCAATGATTATCTCGGCCATATCCGCGAGGCGGCCTCTGACTCATGCGATTTTATACGCGGCATGAGCCAAGAAGAATTTCTGGCAGATAAACGCACCCAGAAAGCCGTGATTATGAATCTGGTCATCATCGGCGAGGCCGCCACCAAGATCATGGATCAATATCCGGATTTTCCCGCGCAGCATCCACAAATTCCGTGGCGTAATATGCGCGGTATGCGCAACCGCATTGCGCACGGCTATTTTGATGTTGATTTGAACGTCGTTTGGGAGACCGTTCAGACGGCTCTTCCCGATTTGCTCGACAAATTAAACGCTATTGCATAG